Proteins from a genomic interval of Coccinella septempunctata chromosome 2, icCocSept1.1, whole genome shotgun sequence:
- the LOC123308070 gene encoding NADH dehydrogenase [ubiquinone] iron-sulfur protein 4, mitochondrial, which yields MAFISSGSKTLMKITPVLKRSTAAISNTSINYSPRDAKPIKKELALLMPEELEQRKKLAGYITVDEKTDISPVTGVPEEHVKERCVRIYMPSKNAMQSGTNNLGHWEIDFDNRERWENPLMGWCSTGDPLSNMKVQFGSPQEAIEYCEKNGWQWYVQESKLDKPVKPKSYGINFSWNKRTRTSTK from the exons ATGGCCTTTATATCTTCAGGATCTAAAACTTTGATGAAAATTACTCCTGTTTTGAAAAG GAGCACTGCTGCTATTTCCAATACCTCTATCAATTATAGTCCTAGAGATGCTAAACCAATAAAAAAAGAACTGGCTCTTCTTATGCCAGAAGAATTGGAACAAAGAAAAAAGCTGGCTGGTTACATAACAGTCGATGAAAAA ACAGATATTTCTCCTGTAACTGGGGTGCCAGAAGAGCATGTGAAGGAACGATGTGTACGTATTTATATGCCCTCAAAGAACGCAATGCAGAGTGGAACTAACAATTTGGGTCATTGGGAAATTGATTTTGATAACAGAGAAAGATGGGAAAATCCTCTTATGGGATGGTGCTCTAC AGGTGATCCACTGTCTAACATGAAAGTTCAATTTGGAAGTCCTCAAGAGGCTATTGAATATTGTGAGAAGAATGGCTGGCAATGGTATGTCCAGGAGAGCAAACTGGACAAGCCTGTGAAACCTAAATCTTATGGTATCAACTTTTCATGGAACAAGCGCACCCGAACTTCAACAAAGTAA
- the LOC123307267 gene encoding 40S ribosomal protein S17 yields the protein MGRVRTKTVKKASKVIIEKYYTRLTLDFHTNKRVCEEVAHIPTKPLRNKIAGFVTHLMKRLRYSQVRGISIKLQEEERERRDNFVPAVSALDSDIIEVDNDTKEMLKQLNFINLPGLQLTQPNTNNYRRV from the coding sequence ATGGGTCGTGTTCGTACAAAGACTGTTAAAAAAGCATCCAAAGTGATAATAGAAAAATACTATACTCGCCTAACCTTAGATTTCCACACCAATAAAAGGGTATGCGAAGAAGTAGCTCATATCCCAACAAAGCCTCTTCGTAATAAAATCGCTGGATTTGTTACACATCTGATGAAGAGACTCCGGTATTCTCAAGTGAGGGGTATTTCTATCAAGCTTCAAGAAGAAGAGAGAGAACGAAGAGACAACTTCGTACCAGCCGTTTCTGCATTGGATAGTGACATCATCGAGGTTGATAACGATACCAAGGAGATGTTGAAGCAGCTGAATTTCATAAATCTACCTGGTTTACAGCTGACCCAACCAAATACGAATAATTATAGAAGAGTTTAA